In Deinococcus psychrotolerans, a genomic segment contains:
- the pyrH gene encoding UMP kinase, with translation MYKRVLLKLSGEFLSGEQGFGIVPEATDKLAHDIVSALEGTDVELSIVIGGGNFWRGARNGQGMDPATADYIGMLGTVMNAMALQDSMERAGKPTRVMSAIQMAAVAEPYIRRRAMRHMEKGRVVIFGGGNGAPFFTTDTTATLRALEVGAEVVLYAKNKVDGVYDSDPQKNPDAVRYDQLSHMDVVEKRLAVMDATAITLCMDKGLPLVVFDIFQEGNLRRLFAGERVGTLITS, from the coding sequence ATGTATAAACGGGTTTTGCTCAAACTCTCCGGCGAATTTTTATCGGGCGAACAAGGTTTTGGGATCGTGCCGGAAGCCACCGACAAGTTGGCCCACGACATCGTTTCGGCGCTGGAAGGCACCGACGTGGAGCTGTCCATCGTGATCGGCGGCGGCAACTTCTGGCGCGGGGCTCGCAACGGTCAGGGCATGGATCCGGCCACGGCGGACTATATCGGGATGCTTGGCACTGTCATGAACGCCATGGCCCTGCAAGACTCGATGGAGCGGGCCGGAAAGCCCACCCGCGTGATGAGTGCCATTCAGATGGCGGCGGTGGCCGAGCCGTACATTCGCCGCCGCGCCATGCGCCACATGGAAAAGGGCCGGGTGGTGATTTTCGGCGGCGGCAACGGAGCGCCGTTTTTCACGACCGACACCACCGCCACCTTGCGGGCGCTGGAAGTCGGCGCAGAAGTGGTGCTGTACGCCAAAAACAAAGTGGACGGCGTCTACGATTCTGACCCGCAGAAAAACCCGGACGCGGTGCGCTACGATCAGCTCAGCCACATGGACGTGGTGGAAAAGCGCCTTGCGGTGATGGACGCCACTGCCATTACCCTGTGCATGGATAAAGGCCTGCCGCTGGTGGTCTTTGATATTTTTCAGGAAGGCAATTTGCGCCGCCTGTTCGCGGGCGAGCGGGTCGGAACGCTGATTACTTCGTAG
- a CDS encoding carbohydrate ABC transporter permease produces MAPKAVSLPQTAKPRSSKPPIRHLWVHVVLIIAIIVIASPLVFALIKATQSSDQVIGPSLLPGTQFFHNLASVWGDAHLGRFMFNSFVVTICVTVGKTILSLLAALAFVYFRFPLKSVAFALVLFTLMLPTELLIVALFDLVSGTLKWSDSYAAIIVPFLASATGTFLFRQHFMNIPLSLADAARIDGCGPMTFLSKILIPMSWNTIGALAVIQFVGAWDQYLWPLVIMQSDDKQVVQVGLRRLIDVGGQTDWGAVMAGALITLVPPLLVFTLLQEQFSKGFALGQDK; encoded by the coding sequence ATGGCGCCTAAAGCCGTTTCATTACCGCAAACGGCCAAGCCCCGCTCCAGTAAGCCGCCAATCCGCCACCTGTGGGTTCATGTGGTCTTGATTATTGCCATCATTGTCATCGCCTCGCCGCTGGTGTTCGCGCTGATCAAGGCGACCCAGTCCAGCGATCAGGTGATCGGGCCGAGTCTCTTGCCGGGCACCCAGTTTTTTCACAACCTCGCCAGCGTCTGGGGCGACGCCCACCTCGGCCGCTTCATGTTCAACTCGTTTGTCGTCACCATCTGCGTCACGGTGGGCAAAACCATCTTGTCGCTGCTGGCCGCACTCGCCTTCGTCTACTTCCGCTTCCCTCTCAAAAGCGTGGCGTTTGCGCTGGTGCTCTTCACGCTGATGTTGCCCACCGAGCTGCTGATCGTGGCGCTGTTTGATCTGGTGTCGGGCACCCTCAAATGGTCTGACAGCTACGCGGCCATCATCGTGCCGTTTTTGGCCTCAGCCACCGGCACCTTTTTGTTCCGGCAGCATTTCATGAATATTCCGCTGTCGCTGGCCGACGCCGCCCGCATCGACGGCTGCGGCCCGATGACCTTCCTCAGCAAAATCCTGATCCCGATGAGCTGGAACACCATCGGGGCGCTGGCGGTCATTCAGTTTGTGGGAGCCTGGGATCAGTACCTCTGGCCGCTGGTGATTATGCAGTCTGACGACAAACAGGTGGTGCAGGTGGGTCTACGCCGCTTGATCGACGTGGGCGGTCAAACCGACTGGGGCGCGGTGATGGCCGGAGCCTTAATCACTCTGGTGCCGCCACTGCTGGTGTTCACCTTGCTGCAAGAGCAGTTCAGCAAAGGCTTTGCCCTCGGACAGGACAAGTAG
- the map gene encoding type I methionyl aminopeptidase produces MTVTNERDLRGMKRAGQVVAKTLAAIKAAVEPGITPFELDALAGKVFEAHGAQSAPRLEYGAPVNVFISVNDDIVHGLPTHKPLAAGDLISIDVTPNVQGYVADAAISLALPPASPVVMRLLACTEAALAEAIKVARLGQPLNRIGHAIQQEAAQHGFTLLRELQGHGVGRAIHEKPNVPNFFHPALSAPLHEGLVLAVEPMLSSGRAWRTKTKRDGWTICTRDGGPAAHFEHTIMITGDVPLILTA; encoded by the coding sequence ATGACCGTCACCAACGAACGCGATTTACGTGGGATGAAACGGGCCGGACAGGTCGTGGCCAAAACACTTGCTGCCATCAAAGCCGCTGTAGAACCCGGCATCACCCCTTTTGAACTCGACGCTCTGGCCGGGAAAGTCTTTGAGGCTCACGGCGCTCAATCTGCACCACGCCTCGAATACGGCGCACCCGTCAATGTTTTCATCAGCGTCAACGACGACATCGTTCACGGCTTACCCACCCACAAGCCGTTGGCAGCGGGCGATCTGATTAGCATCGACGTGACGCCCAACGTGCAGGGCTACGTGGCCGATGCGGCCATCAGTTTGGCTCTCCCGCCCGCTTCGCCTGTGGTGATGCGCTTACTGGCCTGCACCGAAGCAGCTTTGGCCGAGGCCATCAAAGTCGCTCGGCTCGGTCAACCACTCAACCGCATCGGACACGCCATTCAGCAAGAAGCCGCGCAGCACGGCTTTACCCTGCTGCGCGAACTGCAAGGCCACGGGGTAGGAAGGGCCATTCACGAGAAGCCCAATGTGCCGAACTTTTTTCACCCGGCCCTCAGCGCACCCCTGCATGAAGGCTTGGTGCTGGCTGTTGAACCGATGCTGTCCAGCGGCCGAGCCTGGCGAACCAAAACCAAACGCGACGGCTGGACAATTTGCACCCGTGACGGCGGGCCGGCCGCCCATTTTGAACACACCATCATGATTACTGGGGACGTGCCACTGATCCTGACCGCTTAA
- the rpsB gene encoding 30S ribosomal protein S2, whose protein sequence is MSYIGMKQLLEAGVHFGHETKRWNPKFKRFIFAERNGIFIIDLQKTLKQIDRSFDFIKDLSERGGTILFVGTKKQAQEIVELEARRSGMPYVTSRWLGGMMTNFRTIRTRIDRLAELDELFESGRINDRPKAERIQLGSERDRLLRYVGGIRKMTRLPDALFVVDPTKEVIAVQEANKLGIPVIALADTDSDPDVIDYIVPGNDDAIRSIQLITHRIGDLIVEARGGGEDVSSERVSEDNADIDAAEAPISDDVAMFTTQGGIGGEMSQNDTQGQQIASGAAAAMDNEIKG, encoded by the coding sequence ATGTCTTATATCGGTATGAAGCAGTTACTTGAAGCGGGCGTCCACTTCGGCCACGAAACCAAGCGTTGGAACCCCAAGTTCAAGCGGTTTATTTTCGCTGAGCGCAACGGTATTTTCATCATCGACTTGCAAAAAACCCTCAAGCAGATCGACCGCAGCTTCGATTTCATCAAAGACCTCTCGGAGCGCGGCGGCACCATCTTGTTTGTCGGCACCAAAAAGCAGGCCCAAGAAATCGTGGAACTCGAAGCCCGCCGCAGCGGCATGCCCTACGTGACCAGCCGCTGGCTCGGCGGCATGATGACCAACTTCCGCACCATCCGCACCCGCATCGACCGCCTAGCCGAACTCGACGAGCTGTTCGAGTCGGGCCGCATCAACGACCGCCCCAAAGCCGAGCGCATTCAACTCGGCTCCGAGCGCGACCGTTTGCTGCGCTACGTGGGCGGCATCCGCAAGATGACCCGTTTGCCCGACGCTCTGTTTGTCGTTGACCCCACCAAGGAAGTCATCGCCGTTCAGGAAGCCAACAAGCTGGGCATTCCGGTTATCGCTTTGGCCGACACCGACTCCGACCCCGACGTGATCGATTACATCGTGCCGGGCAACGACGACGCCATCCGCAGCATTCAGCTGATCACCCACCGCATCGGCGACCTCATCGTTGAGGCGCGTGGCGGCGGCGAGGATGTCAGCAGCGAGCGCGTCAGCGAAGACAACGCCGACATTGACGCGGCAGAAGCGCCGATCAGCGACGACGTGGCGATGTTCACCACCCAGGGCGGCATCGGCGGCGAAATGAGCCAGAACGACACCCAGGGCCAGCAAATCGCTTCCGGCGCAGCCGCGGCGATGGACAACGAAATCAAGGGCTAA
- the frr gene encoding ribosome recycling factor, with protein sequence MKQLQTESRSKMLKAIEALDHSLSVLRTGRANPGILKKVQVNYYGSTMPIDQVASISTPDARTLVITPWDRGALNPIEKAIRDSDLGLNPNNKGDTIFISLPMLTEERRKDLIKNARNYGEDAKVAVRSLRKHALDDLKKVEGVGEDEIKRGEADVQKLTDEFIKRVDDTVSAKEQDILG encoded by the coding sequence ATGAAACAACTTCAAACTGAATCGCGCAGCAAAATGCTCAAGGCCATTGAAGCGCTCGATCACAGCCTGTCGGTGCTCCGCACGGGCCGCGCCAATCCGGGCATTCTCAAAAAAGTACAGGTGAACTATTACGGCTCCACCATGCCGATCGACCAGGTCGCCAGCATCAGCACGCCGGACGCCCGTACCTTGGTCATCACTCCCTGGGACAGAGGAGCGCTCAACCCGATCGAAAAGGCCATTCGTGATTCGGATTTGGGCCTCAATCCCAACAACAAAGGCGACACCATCTTTATCAGCTTGCCGATGCTCACCGAGGAGCGCCGCAAAGACCTGATCAAAAATGCCCGCAACTACGGCGAGGATGCCAAAGTCGCGGTTCGCAGCTTACGCAAGCACGCCTTAGACGACCTCAAGAAAGTCGAGGGCGTGGGCGAAGACGAGATCAAGCGCGGGGAAGCCGACGTCCAGAAGCTGACCGACGAATTTATCAAGCGGGTTGATGATACGGTCAGCGCCAAGGAGCAGGACATCTTAGGGTGA
- a CDS encoding phosphatidate cytidylyltransferase → MESLSTRFTTSVVGFALVCVAVYFGWVTLLPFLLLIGFLALREYIHMVDRRDIDVRRTGLYLFGAAIVVASYPGWPAPWAGGSWREVVLTAATGYLLVAEVMQPGERPLERVVYSLFGLLYIPWLLGYFLMLRYSPDAEGGLLFFALPLLATFAADTGGYFFGYFFGKRKLAPEVSPGKTVEGALGGLLVSFLVVVIVTRLANIWSLPDAFLYAVMVASASQLGDLSESLIKRSLGAKDSGNTLPGHGGILDRLDSLLFAVPITYVFLNINVF, encoded by the coding sequence ATGGAATCGCTCAGCACCCGCTTTACCACCTCGGTGGTGGGCTTTGCTTTGGTGTGTGTGGCGGTGTATTTCGGCTGGGTCACCCTGCTGCCGTTTTTGCTGCTGATCGGCTTTTTGGCCCTGCGCGAATACATCCACATGGTCGACCGGCGCGACATCGATGTGCGGCGCACTGGGCTGTACCTGTTCGGCGCGGCCATCGTGGTGGCCAGTTATCCGGGCTGGCCTGCGCCCTGGGCGGGCGGCTCGTGGCGCGAGGTGGTGCTGACCGCTGCCACTGGGTACCTGCTGGTGGCAGAAGTCATGCAGCCCGGTGAACGCCCCCTTGAGCGCGTGGTCTACAGCTTGTTTGGCCTGTTGTATATCCCGTGGTTGCTCGGCTACTTTCTGATGCTGCGCTACAGCCCCGACGCGGAGGGCGGCCTGCTGTTCTTCGCCCTGCCGCTGCTGGCCACTTTTGCCGCAGACACCGGCGGCTATTTTTTCGGTTATTTCTTTGGCAAGCGCAAATTGGCTCCCGAAGTTAGCCCCGGTAAAACGGTGGAAGGTGCGCTGGGCGGGTTGCTGGTCAGCTTCTTGGTGGTGGTCATCGTGACCCGCCTCGCCAACATCTGGAGTCTGCCCGACGCCTTTTTGTACGCGGTGATGGTGGCCAGCGCTTCGCAGCTCGGCGACCTCAGCGAGAGTTTGATTAAACGCTCGCTGGGTGCCAAAGACAGCGGCAACACCCTACCGGGTCACGGCGGCATTTTAGACCGCTTGGATTCGTTGCTGTTCGCTGTGCCGATCACCTATGTGTTTTTAAATATCAATGTGTTTTGA
- a CDS encoding pseudouridine synthase encodes MPEELGSTETKLTDNKTTERLQKRLARAGVASRRAAEELIKAGRVTVNGAVATLGQSVSEDDLVEVDELALDAAPTEQRTFAMYKRRGIIVTTHDEKGRPAVMDNMPNIPGLHPVGRLDRDSEGLLLLTTDGELTLRLTHPRYGHDKVYRAWIDGGIPENDTLDALEDGIELEDGFTAPSRVDRAGKGVYVTLREGKNRQVRRMLEAVGHPVTRLVRVRLGGLWLEDLVPGEWRELDSRDLFDLENPDKTPEHVWDRKEGLTRERWG; translated from the coding sequence GTGCCTGAAGAACTCGGTTCCACTGAAACTAAGCTCACTGACAACAAAACCACTGAGCGCCTGCAAAAGCGCCTCGCCCGCGCCGGAGTCGCTTCACGCCGCGCCGCCGAGGAACTGATCAAAGCGGGCCGCGTGACCGTGAATGGTGCGGTGGCCACGCTCGGCCAATCGGTCAGCGAAGACGACTTGGTCGAGGTGGACGAGCTGGCGCTGGACGCCGCCCCCACCGAGCAGCGGACTTTCGCCATGTACAAGCGCCGGGGGATTATCGTCACCACCCACGATGAAAAGGGCCGCCCCGCCGTGATGGACAACATGCCAAACATTCCTGGCCTGCACCCGGTGGGAAGGCTCGACCGCGACTCGGAAGGGCTGCTGCTGCTGACCACCGACGGCGAGCTGACCCTGCGCCTGACCCACCCCCGCTACGGCCACGACAAGGTGTACCGGGCTTGGATTGACGGCGGCATTCCTGAGAACGACACGCTGGACGCCTTGGAAGACGGCATTGAGCTGGAGGACGGCTTCACCGCGCCCTCGCGGGTTGACCGCGCCGGAAAAGGTGTTTACGTAACTTTGCGCGAAGGCAAAAACCGCCAAGTCCGGCGGATGCTCGAAGCGGTGGGCCACCCGGTGACGCGCTTGGTGCGGGTGCGACTCGGCGGGCTGTGGCTGGAAGATCTGGTGCCGGGCGAGTGGCGTGAACTCGACAGCCGCGACCTGTTCGATTTGGAGAATCCTGATAAGACACCCGAACATGTCTGGGACCGCAAAGAAGGCTTGACGCGGGAGCGCTGGGGATAG
- the tsf gene encoding translation elongation factor Ts, translating into MLESIKKLRELTGAGMMDVKKALSDAGNDEDKAVALLRERGIVKAAKKADREAKEGLVRFVVSGNNAAMVEVNSETDFVARNADFQALVESLAQAALKAKTNDLAEFKQFKLDSGDSVETAVAAAAGTIGENLVLNRVAYVEGQNVAGYVHSNGKIGVLVDLAGGQEQQAKDVALHVAAERPQYLSRDEVNAEDIEKEREILTNKAINEGKNPDLAAKIVGGQIGKFYEERVLPEQKFVKDNSLTVGKYLGDTAISRFVRFEIGA; encoded by the coding sequence ATGTTGGAATCAATTAAAAAGCTGCGTGAACTGACCGGCGCGGGCATGATGGACGTTAAAAAGGCGCTCTCTGACGCGGGCAACGACGAAGACAAAGCGGTGGCCCTGCTGCGTGAGCGCGGCATCGTCAAGGCGGCCAAGAAAGCCGACCGCGAAGCCAAAGAAGGCTTGGTGCGCTTCGTGGTCAGCGGCAACAACGCCGCGATGGTAGAAGTCAACAGCGAGACCGATTTCGTGGCCCGCAACGCTGACTTTCAGGCGCTGGTTGAGAGCTTGGCCCAAGCCGCCCTTAAAGCCAAGACCAATGATCTGGCCGAGTTCAAGCAGTTCAAGCTTGACAGCGGCGACAGCGTGGAAACTGCTGTAGCGGCGGCGGCCGGCACCATTGGTGAAAACCTGGTGCTCAACCGCGTGGCTTACGTGGAAGGCCAGAACGTGGCCGGATATGTTCACAGCAACGGCAAGATCGGCGTGCTGGTGGACTTGGCCGGTGGGCAGGAGCAGCAGGCCAAAGACGTGGCCCTGCACGTCGCCGCCGAGCGCCCCCAGTACCTCAGCCGCGACGAAGTCAACGCCGAGGACATCGAAAAAGAGCGCGAAATCCTGACCAACAAAGCCATCAACGAAGGCAAGAACCCTGACCTCGCCGCCAAGATCGTGGGCGGTCAGATCGGCAAGTTCTACGAGGAGCGGGTGCTGCCGGAGCAAAAGTTCGTCAAGGACAACAGCCTGACCGTCGGCAAGTACCTCGGCGACACCGCCATTTCGCGCTTCGTGCGTTTCGAGATCGGCGCATAA
- a CDS encoding PulJ/GspJ family protein, whose translation MREQNGFTLLELLIGLAITGIILAVTTSLFTTTLFSSTDINSRNDLISEVQLAQQVIAGRTNDAIYVYPVGSVLTLNTSGASTLNTLITPSSQTWKVGTQPFLAMILPPSVPTADCQGATPSTGIVTAGCYRFFAYYPMLRSALLSSTLVDVPKADANNASQWVIMEYRQNMFSGGVAWSPGAVLSSDSVKTLSSAPTYYMGGVGRILADYIQPSLANVKFDVAAPAGITPGRVSITLTGQRFRVASTQSSLIGPQTVNVYPRNWNP comes from the coding sequence ATGAGAGAGCAAAACGGATTCACCTTACTAGAGCTTCTAATCGGTTTAGCGATCACGGGTATAATTCTAGCTGTCACTACGAGTCTTTTTACGACTACGCTTTTTTCGTCTACAGATATCAATTCCCGTAATGATCTGATTAGTGAAGTCCAACTTGCCCAACAGGTCATTGCTGGTCGAACGAATGACGCCATTTATGTCTACCCGGTAGGCAGTGTTTTGACGTTGAATACGAGTGGTGCCAGTACACTCAATACCCTTATCACACCTAGCTCTCAAACGTGGAAGGTCGGGACACAACCATTTCTGGCAATGATCTTACCGCCTTCTGTACCTACAGCAGATTGCCAAGGAGCCACTCCTAGTACAGGAATTGTTACTGCTGGCTGCTATCGTTTTTTTGCTTACTATCCTATGCTTCGCTCTGCTTTGTTGAGTAGCACTTTGGTAGATGTACCCAAGGCTGATGCTAATAATGCCAGTCAATGGGTTATTATGGAATACAGACAGAACATGTTTTCAGGTGGCGTCGCTTGGAGTCCAGGAGCGGTACTGTCGAGCGATTCTGTCAAGACTCTCTCAAGTGCTCCGACTTATTACATGGGTGGAGTGGGAAGAATTCTAGCTGATTACATTCAGCCTAGTCTTGCTAATGTGAAATTCGATGTTGCTGCTCCTGCTGGTATAACTCCCGGTAGAGTGTCTATTACCTTGACGGGGCAAAGATTTAGAGTGGCTTCTACGCAATCTTCGTTAATCGGACCTCAGACTGTGAATGTCTATCCACGCAACTGGAACCCATAA
- a CDS encoding prepilin-type N-terminal cleavage/methylation domain-containing protein — translation MRRDHLSQGFTIIEILVAIVLLGIVIIITAQPLINSLRLSATSENTLSGTQEAQDVLERARALVVADYGTPQADLNNMVKPSTSTILCQDVAPDLTISATCADTTGDTPFLRRLTVTTTVVSQAPVVLSLDVRP, via the coding sequence ATGAGAAGAGATCATTTATCTCAAGGATTTACAATTATAGAAATTCTGGTGGCTATTGTTCTGTTGGGAATTGTTATCATTATTACGGCACAGCCTCTCATTAATAGTCTTAGGCTTAGCGCAACATCAGAGAATACGTTGAGTGGAACCCAAGAAGCTCAAGATGTTTTAGAACGTGCTCGTGCTTTGGTTGTAGCTGATTATGGAACTCCACAAGCTGACCTTAATAATATGGTCAAACCTTCAACTTCGACAATTCTGTGTCAAGATGTGGCTCCTGATCTAACGATTAGTGCAACCTGTGCAGATACTACAGGTGATACTCCATTCTTGCGCCGTTTGACCGTCACTACTACAGTCGTTAGTCAGGCCCCAGTAGTTCTCAGCTTGGATGTAAGACCATGA
- a CDS encoding CTP synthase: MHTKYIFVTGGVVSSLGKGVATASLGALMRARGYKVTAIKIDPYINIDAGTMRPYEHGEVFVTASGAETDLDLGNYERFLDLDVPAGSNITTGQVYLEVIRKERAGDYLSQTVQVIPHVTDEIKRRITEAGERAGADIVLIEVGGTVGDIESLPFLEAIRQFRFDVGDEHTLYLHLTLVPYLGTSNEFKTKPTQHSVATLRSVGISPDIVMVRSKEKLPEDITKKIALFTSVRANRVFSSFDVPHVYEIPLALEEQGLGKAVESLLQLEHIHPNLGVWQNAVRVIKAPQREVSIALAGKYTAMPDAYLSMMEALLHAGIANDARVNIKWVNTEALEEGGQIEEQLGDVDGILVPGGFGVRGIEGKIKAAEYARTNGVPYLGICLGMQVAVLEYARNVVGLAEANSTEFDPYAPYKVIDLMPEQLETADLGGTMRLGDWPMDLAGGTKLAQLYGVPQGGEVQERHRHRYEVNPVYVQQLKDAGLCISGVTPGMAGRGAGLVESIELPDHPFFVGLQAHPEFKSRPMRPSPPFAGFIAAALERKGVLPKPPA, translated from the coding sequence ATGCACACCAAATACATCTTCGTGACTGGCGGCGTGGTATCGAGCTTAGGCAAGGGGGTGGCTACCGCCTCGCTCGGCGCACTGATGCGGGCACGCGGCTACAAAGTCACGGCCATCAAAATTGATCCTTACATCAATATCGACGCGGGCACCATGCGGCCTTACGAGCACGGCGAAGTCTTTGTGACGGCTTCGGGCGCGGAAACCGACCTCGACTTGGGCAACTATGAGCGTTTCCTCGACCTCGACGTTCCGGCGGGCAGCAACATCACCACCGGACAGGTGTACCTCGAAGTGATTCGCAAGGAGCGGGCGGGCGATTACCTGTCTCAGACGGTGCAGGTCATTCCGCACGTGACCGACGAGATCAAACGCCGTATCACCGAGGCGGGTGAGCGGGCCGGAGCCGATATCGTGCTGATCGAAGTCGGCGGCACGGTGGGCGACATCGAATCGTTGCCGTTTCTGGAAGCCATTCGCCAGTTCCGTTTCGATGTCGGCGACGAACACACCCTTTATTTGCATCTGACGTTGGTGCCGTATTTGGGCACCTCCAACGAATTCAAAACCAAGCCGACCCAGCACTCGGTGGCTACGCTGCGCTCGGTAGGCATCAGCCCAGACATCGTGATGGTCAGAAGTAAAGAGAAGCTGCCGGAAGACATCACCAAGAAAATTGCCCTGTTCACCAGCGTTAGGGCCAACCGCGTGTTCTCGTCTTTTGACGTGCCGCATGTCTATGAGATTCCGCTGGCCTTAGAAGAACAGGGACTGGGCAAAGCGGTGGAGAGCTTGCTGCAGTTGGAACACATCCACCCCAATCTGGGCGTCTGGCAAAACGCGGTGCGGGTCATCAAAGCGCCGCAGCGGGAAGTCAGCATTGCGCTGGCCGGCAAGTACACCGCCATGCCCGACGCCTACCTCTCGATGATGGAGGCCTTGCTGCACGCTGGAATTGCCAACGACGCCCGCGTCAACATCAAATGGGTCAACACCGAAGCGCTCGAAGAGGGTGGACAGATCGAGGAGCAGCTTGGCGACGTGGACGGTATTTTGGTGCCGGGCGGCTTCGGCGTGCGCGGTATTGAGGGCAAAATCAAGGCCGCCGAGTACGCCCGTACCAACGGCGTGCCGTATCTGGGAATCTGTCTGGGGATGCAGGTGGCGGTGCTGGAATACGCCCGCAATGTGGTGGGCCTCGCGGAAGCCAACTCCACCGAGTTTGATCCGTATGCCCCTTACAAGGTGATCGACTTGATGCCCGAACAGCTCGAAACGGCCGATCTGGGCGGCACCATGCGTCTCGGTGACTGGCCAATGGACTTGGCGGGGGGAACCAAGCTGGCGCAGCTTTACGGTGTTCCGCAGGGCGGCGAGGTGCAGGAGAGGCACCGTCACCGCTATGAAGTCAATCCGGTGTACGTACAACAACTTAAAGACGCGGGCCTGTGCATCAGTGGCGTGACCCCCGGCATGGCCGGACGCGGCGCGGGCTTGGTGGAGAGCATCGAACTGCCCGACCATCCCTTCTTCGTGGGCCTGCAAGCCCACCCCGAATTCAAATCGCGCCCGATGCGCCCCAGCCCGCCGTTCGCCGGATTTATCGCGGCGGCGTTGGAGCGAAAAGGAGTATTGCCCAAGCCGCCAGCGTAA
- a CDS encoding ABC transporter substrate-binding protein translates to MLTLALLGTAAAQTNIEFWHTFGDPKRGNWIQSRADDYNKMHPGTMVKPVAKGNDSELITATILAARQGNPPALAQIFEGGSQLALDSGIFQPVSAVKNVDFSDYIKPVINYYTIGGKVNSLPFNSSSPVLYYNKDLMQKAGLNPKQPPTTFGGLLADCKKIEAANLGVTCFGMSLNGWFFENWMAEQGVPFLNNDNGRSGRATATNLDSPAAKTIFQFFKTMQDNKYFSYTGRLEDFDGSDAIFTNQKVVFHITSTSKIGNNGDGAKRAGFQMGVGKLPIPTGSKRNGVVLGGASIWLAKNISKAEAEAALDFTLYLTNTQNMADWHKLTGYYPVRQSSIALLRKEGWFKQAPLQLVAFNQQTNTVPSPATAGALNGASPQVRRAVEEGLQRVLSGTPVDAALAEAKTKADAAIADYNANFK, encoded by the coding sequence ATGTTGACACTCGCTTTGCTGGGAACAGCCGCCGCTCAAACCAATATTGAATTCTGGCACACCTTTGGAGATCCTAAACGCGGGAATTGGATTCAGTCCCGTGCCGATGACTACAACAAAATGCACCCCGGAACGATGGTCAAGCCTGTAGCCAAAGGAAACGACAGCGAACTGATCACGGCCACCATTCTGGCCGCAAGGCAGGGCAATCCACCCGCTTTGGCACAAATTTTTGAAGGTGGCAGCCAGCTCGCCTTAGACAGCGGCATTTTTCAGCCGGTCAGCGCCGTCAAGAATGTGGACTTCAGCGATTACATCAAGCCAGTCATCAATTACTACACCATCGGCGGTAAGGTCAACAGCTTACCATTTAACTCCAGCAGCCCGGTGCTGTATTACAACAAGGACTTGATGCAAAAAGCCGGTCTGAATCCCAAACAACCGCCCACCACATTCGGGGGTTTGCTGGCCGACTGCAAAAAGATCGAAGCGGCCAATCTCGGCGTAACCTGCTTCGGGATGAGTCTCAACGGCTGGTTTTTTGAAAACTGGATGGCCGAGCAAGGCGTGCCGTTTCTCAACAACGACAACGGCAGAAGTGGGCGTGCCACTGCCACGAACTTGGACAGCCCCGCCGCCAAGACCATCTTCCAATTCTTTAAGACGATGCAAGACAACAAATACTTCTCTTATACCGGCAGACTTGAAGACTTTGACGGCAGTGACGCCATCTTCACCAATCAAAAAGTGGTGTTTCACATCACCTCAACTTCCAAAATCGGCAACAACGGCGACGGTGCCAAGCGGGCGGGCTTTCAGATGGGTGTGGGCAAATTGCCGATTCCCACAGGCAGCAAGCGCAACGGCGTAGTTTTGGGCGGCGCGAGCATCTGGCTGGCCAAAAATATCAGCAAGGCTGAGGCCGAGGCCGCGCTGGATTTTACCCTCTACCTGACCAACACCCAGAACATGGCCGACTGGCACAAGCTGACCGGCTACTATCCAGTGCGCCAGAGCAGTATTGCCCTGCTCAGGAAAGAAGGCTGGTTCAAGCAAGCGCCGCTGCAACTCGTCGCCTTCAATCAGCAGACCAACACCGTTCCCAGCCCCGCCACCGCCGGAGCCCTCAACGGCGCAAGCCCGCAAGTTCGGCGTGCGGTGGAAGAAGGCTTGCAAAGGGTGCTGAGCGGTACGCCAGTTGACGCCGCGCTCGCTGAAGCCAAAACCAAGGCCGACGCCGCCATCGCCGATTACAACGCCAACTTCAAATAA